Genomic segment of Populus nigra chromosome 14, ddPopNigr1.1, whole genome shotgun sequence:
tttttaaaaatagcttTTCACTtctaagtatattaaaatatttttttaaattgtttaaatcagtatatcaaaaagttcaaaattattataatatgtttaaaaaatatcaatttaatatttattttaaactaaaaacactaaaaaacagaAGCATTTTCAAACACATCTTTAcgtaattatgtttttaaaaaaattatgtgtatcaattaaaattattattattatttatttaaataataaattcagcATGAAAGTGCATTCTCCATGTAGCTTGATAAATTCagatatgaaatattattttctcatGGAAATCTATGAACAATGAAATTgcagtaaaaaagaagaagcttaaTTGGCATTCAACAAGATTATCTAAATTGTATTGGTATCACAattaccattatttttttactgtttaaatGACTTTTTAATGGACAACAATTTTCAtcagaataataaataaaaatagcttaGCCCTTGGAttggtttaattaattgttttttcactaCAATATCCTTCCTTTCTAgtcatattttataattttaccatcTACAAACAGGATGGAAACTGGAAAGAGTAATTTAAAAGGGCAatttagagattaaaaaaaatacaatcaacTCCATTGaggaaatagaaaacaaattaattaaatatatacttttctctttaattttagaaGAAACTCTAGCGAGGATGGTGATGCTGTAGATATGAATTACTGccgagggtttttttttttttttatttcaactagggaaaaaagaagaagaagaagaagaaggaaacaaTGGTGAAACCTAAAAGAAACGTTTCTTTCTCCAACGAATTCTTCAAAGTCTACCTTTCAGATTTCAGTTCCCGCCAACTGGTACTTTCCCTCTTTCTCTATGCTTCTCAActgggttttttgttttctcaattgggtattgatcaaaattgaatctTTCTCAATATTTGCAGAGTTTACCACCTGCGTTTGGTATACAGTTTAATGGAAAGAATGAAGCTTTACCGAAGACTGCTACACTTAAAGATGGGAATGCAAAGATTTGGCAAGTAGGGTTGGTGAAAAGAGAAGGGGACTGGGTTATTAAAGATGGGTGGAAAGAGTTTGCTTGTTATCATTCTTTAGTTGATGgagatttcttaatttttaagtaTGATGGGAGTTCTGAATTCGAAGTTGAATTGTATGGTAATGATGGATTGAAGAATAATGGATTGAAGAAAGAAGGTAGAGGTTTAGAGAATAAGCTTAGCATTCATGTGAAGGAGGAGCTAGAAACAGAAGAAGATTTTATTGGTAGTAGGCCTAGTACTGGTTGCAAGCAGAAAGATTCAAACATTGAGCCTCGCATAACTCGATCGCAGGGTtagtttttgataaattattttttgtagacATGATTTTGCCTCTTTATTAATGTAAGTTTTTTGTGTTAATAGGTTTGTTTGGAAAAAGTGGACCTAAATCAAGTGAAACTAAGATAGCAGAACTTGGAGAATGCAAGGGGGCTAAAGCACCATCATCTGTTCCTCGTGAAGTTCCACGCTTTGTTATGAATATTACTAAAATTACTCGATTTGCAGTGAGTTTTCTTATCTTGTATCTTGCAAGATTggtaaagaaagtaaaaaaaaaacctcaggAATTCATTTTAATCCAATTGTTTTCTGTGAATGACTGTTAGATGCACAGCTGTGGTTATTTTGCCTATATCTAATTACTTTGAGGTTCTAAAATAGAAGTTGAAGGAATAGTAAGTTGAAAATTCTATCACAAGTACCCTGTTGTCTGTTGTGGTTCACTTGCGTGTATTGGTCCCAAGAAACAACATGTGACTAGGAAGTTTGTATGGCTTGGtcctaattataaaaacaaaacaaagagaaaacgTGTACTATTGTTTAGCTTTAGCCTTcagtattctttttttttaacaaagcaGGGGCAAGGAAATATGTGTAGCCCTATTGCAATTGTAAATTCCAAGCATAACTATGACACATTGTTTATTTAGAATTTGTCTGATTTAATGTCTGAATTTTATGGGTTTTTAATATAGTTATGAGTCAATTAGATGCCTGCCTTTCAATGTTAAATGAAACATAAATTAGTCATTGCAGTTTCTTAGTCAAAT
This window contains:
- the LOC133672941 gene encoding putative B3 domain-containing protein At5g66980 translates to MVKPKRNVSFSNEFFKVYLSDFSSRQLSLPPAFGIQFNGKNEALPKTATLKDGNAKIWQVGLVKREGDWVIKDGWKEFACYHSLVDGDFLIFKYDGSSEFEVELYGNDGLKNNGLKKEGRGLENKLSIHVKEELETEEDFIGSRPSTGCKQKDSNIEPRITRSQGLFGKSGPKSSETKIAELGECKGAKAPSSVPREVPRFVMNITKITRFARIPKKFLRENNIELPKEIKLRDESGKLWPVQTSLWDSGYTVLTSGFSEFCRMNKLVPRDQCVFTFICSKGNLCNVIQVQVVRRGPRT